From Rutidosis leptorrhynchoides isolate AG116_Rl617_1_P2 chromosome 3, CSIRO_AGI_Rlap_v1, whole genome shotgun sequence, a single genomic window includes:
- the LOC139900535 gene encoding uncharacterized protein, with amino-acid sequence MGEPARGQSMEAMMKATRAGNGHAITQLVVDKVYEIAQVLDTVIYLRVFPWSLKDDAKDWLESLPEGEIDSWTTMEDRFLQRFFPASKAAKLQSDINHFVQKSNETLYDAWTRFGKMLRNCPQHGLNNFNKVQIFYKGVNVPTRKEIDIATGDSLMKKTPNEAYNIISKTATHSYDWHQEMDVSRSSHVASTETSDELASVKAQLATVKRQMESMTKEMHTMKVGCELCQGPHLIKDCNQASMEEQVNYLGNQYNNQYQGGSSGYQRNGPPGFVNRNQNQLYVDKGPSLEELLWGFITKTDESITALRQDSESTKHQARSQQVNTIYGDEGYDFDEVIPTYTHNGTDGWIRVSDITPAYGNYLMSLMKGSSSSSVNQESEVKSVETTESPEFSVDEIKVEEEVKPSPKLKVYKPPIPYPRAIQSDQPKDTVCKSINTNENICVHVPLVDVLVGMPNYGKFLKDLMAKKGEHEQASSVFLEEEGVAILKKKDMPPKLGDPGPFIVPCRIDDSEIFMCLTNSGTSISFMHLSVYSRLGLNELKSTNTRVRLVNHSISKPIGIAETLVVKIGELEFPADFVVVDMPEDKVVAIVLGRPLLATACALTNWRTCKLILRDRGKTLSFQTKFSVKPPPTPVDSVNVLTSVKTDNDKTETSRKPKCGGGVVKEKHVVKSPDDSVVNRSMRRLFGQKEKEKLRELTRVSRAADDWYYIYVMKIEEWPSVQSHLSLCFTIMWLYIIRYLNSVGVLHFLLREGV; translated from the exons atgggtgaaccagCGAGAGGTCAATCCATGGAAGCGATGATGAAAGCCACGAGGGCTGGTAATGGACATGCCATTACCCAACTGGTAGTTGATAAAGTTTATGAG ATTGCCCAAGTTTTAGATACTGTTATCTATTTGCGGGTCTTCCCTTGGTCTTTAAAAGATGATGCAAAGGACTGGTTAGAATCATTGCCCGAAGGTGAAATTGACAGTTGGACTACGATGGAAGATAGGTTCTTGCAGCGTTTCTTTCCTGCGTCAAAGGCTGCGAAACTACAGagtgacattaatcactttgttcagaagTCAAATGAGACACTCTATGATGCTTGGACCCGTTTCGGTAAAATGCTTcgaaattgtcctcaacacgggttgaacaattttAACAAGGTCCAAATTTTTTATAAGGGTGTTAATGTGCCAACGAGAAAAGAGATTGACATTGCTACAGGTGATTCGTTAATGAAAAAGACACCAAATGAAGCTTATAACATCATCTCTAAAACCGCTACACACTCATATGATTGGCACCAAGAGATGGATGTTTCGCGATCTTCTCAtgtcgctagtaccgaaactagtgatgaaCTCGCTTCAGTTAAGGCTCAACTTGCAACTGTTAAAAGACAAATGGAATCGATGACTAAGGAGATGCACACTATGAAAGTTGGTTGTGAGTTATGTCAAGGGCCACATCTCATAAAGGATTGTAATCAGGCATCTATGGAAGAGCAGGTGAACTACTTGGGTAATCAATACAATAATCAGTATCAAGGAGGTAGTTCAGGTTATCAAAGGAACGGACCACCGGGGTTCGTTAATCGAAATCAGAATCAGTTGTATGTGGATAAGGGTCCTTCACTGGAGGAGTTATTGTGGGGTTTTATTACAAAGACGGATGAAAGCATCACAGCTTTGAGGCAAGATAGTGAATCAACAAAACATCAAGCGAGAAGTCAGCAG GTGAATACTATTTATGGTGATGAGGGTTATGATTTCGATGAGGTTATTCCAACTTATACTCATAATGGTACAGACGGTTGGATTAGAGTTAGTGATATAACTCCCGCGTATGGTAATTACTTGATGAGTTTGATGAAGGGGAGTTCTTCTAGTTCGGTTAATCAAGAGTCAGAAGTTAAGAGTGTGGAGACTACCGAGTCTCCTGAGTTTAGTGTTGATGAGATTAAAGTGGAAGAAGAGGTGAAACCGTCACCTAAGTTGAAAGTGTACAAGCCGCCTATTCCATATCCGAGAGCTATTCAATCCGACCAACCAAAGGACACTGTTTGTAAGTCTATTAATACTAACGAAAATATTTGTGtgcatgtacctttggttgatgttcttgTAGGTATGCCCAATTATGGAAAATTTTTGAAAGATTTAATGGCGAAGAAGGGTGAGCATGAGCAGGCATCCTCCGTGTTTCTTGAAGAGGAAGGTgttgctattttgaagaagaaagaTATGCCACCAAAGCTAGGTGATCCCGGGCCATTCATAGTGCCCTGTAGGATTGATGActctgaaatttttatgtgtttaaCTAATTCAGGTACGAGTATCAGTTTTATGCATTTGTCTGTTTATTCACGTTTGGGTTTGAATGAGCTTAAGTCGACTAATACTAGGGTTAGATTGGTTAACCATTCGATTAGTAAACCCATAGGGATTGCTGAAACTTTGGTGGTTAAGATAGGTGAATTAGAGTTCCCAGCTGACTTTGTGGTTGTTGATATGCCAGAGGATAAGGTTGTAGCCATCGTTTTAGGTAGACCACTTTTAGCAACTGCATGTGCATTAACTAACTGGAGAACTTGTAAACTGATTTTGAGGGATAGAGGTAAAACTTTAAGTTTTCAAACCAAGTTTAGTGTTAAACCACCACCCACACCCGTTGATTCTGTGAATGTACTTACTAGTGTAAAAACTGATAATGATAAAACTGAGACTAGTAGAAAGCCTAAGTGTGGGGGTGGAGTTGTTAAAGAAAAACACGTGGTTAAATCGCCCGATGATAGTGTTGTTAATAGGTCTATGAGAAGGTTATTCGGGCAG AAAGAGAAGGAAAAGTTGAGGGAACTGACTAGGGTGTCAAGGGCTGCGGATGATTG GTACTACATTTATGTGATGAAAATTGAGGAATGGCCTTCAGTGCAGAGCCATCTGTCACTCTGTTTCACGATTATGTGGCTCTACATCATCAG GTACCTCAATAGTGTTGGTGTTTTGCATTTTCTTTTACGTGAGGGTGTGTAA